The Ascidiaceihabitans donghaensis genome includes the window CCCCCACAAAGAAAAACATCCCAAGAACAAAAAGATAGTCGGCCATTCGCTGTGGCTGTGCTTTCGTGCAGATGTGGGTTGGGCAACGTGGGAAGTACAATCAGCAGTTTGCATAGAGCGCCTTTTTTGACGACCCTACGCCCCCCATACAAAGCTGAACATTACGTATCTTATTACCAAAATCTACAATATGTGATTTAATATTACATATGGTGATAAATATGAACAAAATTGAACGCTCCGATCTCTTCCGCACACGTTTGGCCGCTGCAATTGCTTTGGCTGGCAGCAATCAAAGTGCCTTGGCCCGGGCCACCGGGGCAGATCGGTCCACCATCTCACAAGCCCTATCAGACACAGGGGCAAGGTTGCCGAACGCGCATTTGGTGGGAGCGTGTGCTGCGCATTTAGGCGTATCGACCGACTGGTTGCTGGGCCTATCGGATCGGCCAGAAAGTGCCGCCTTTTTGGCATCCTCTGCTATGACTTTCACAAAAGCACCGCGTGCGCTGATCGACGAACAAATTTTCGCATGGCACCAAGAGGCTGTCGGCTACAAAATCCGCCATGTCCCAGCCGCCTTGCCCGACATGCTGAAAACCCATGCAATGTTGGAATGGGAATACAGCCCGCATTTAGGGCGCACCACGACGCAAGCCATCAATGCTTCGCAGGACCGGCTTGACTGGATGCGCGGATCACTTTCGGACTACGAAATCACCCTACCCATGTTCGAACTGCAAAGCTTCGCCGCTGGCACCGGCTATTACCGCGGCCTGCCAGCGGCTGTTCGCATTGAACAAATGGACCACCTGTTAAGCCTGACAGAACAGCTGTACCCGCGCCTGCGCTTGTATTTGTTTGATGCCCGCAAATTGTATTCCGCCCCCATCACCGTCTTTGGTCCACTTCTGGCAGTGGTCTATGCTGGTGGGCACTATATGGCGTTCCGTGACCGCGAACGCATTGAAACTTTAACAACACATTTCGATGATCTGGTCCGCGAGGCATCCTTTACAGCCCGCGACATTCCAGAACACCTACACATGTTACGCACCCAAATACGCTAGATTTTCGGGTCCGGGTTTTCCGTATGACCATCCACAGAAATCACCTGTCCTGACACCATACGGGCTGCGTCCGACGCCAAAAATACTGCCATATCCGCAATATCGGCAGCTTTGACAAAAGACCGCATGGATGTGCCTTTTGCATAGCCATCATAGACCTGATCACGGGTCATGGATTTTGCTGCAGCTTCACGTTCCAGCACGCCTTCCATGCGTGGGCCTTCCACCGCCCCCGGACAAATCGCATTGGCACGCACCCCGAATGGTCCCGCTTCCATTGCAAATGTCTTCATCAATCCGATAATCGCCCATTTGGCGGAAGCGTAGGGTGCGCGGTTTGGGTACCCGTAAATTCCAGCTGTGGAGGACGTCAAAATGACAGAGCCCGCGCCGGCCGCTTTCATACGCGGGGCCGCATATTTCAATGCCAGAAATGCGCCTTCCAAATTCACACTGACGCAGCGTTGCCAATCCGCCAGTTTGATGTCTTCGATAGCAGCTGTTGGCCCGGCGATGCCCGCATTTGCGCAGACCGCGCTAAGATCGCCGTCAATCTTTGCGAAAACAACTGCCATCTGCGCCTCACTGGATGCGTCTGCGACATGTTTGGCCCAGCTTGCAGGGGCTTGATCCAACGCGTCGGAATCAACATCAGTGACAATAACGTCATAGCCTGCCGCATCAAAAGCGTGCCCCATTGCAAGCCCGATGCCGGACCCGCCTGCTGTGACCAACACCCTTTTCATGGACGTTGGCCAACGGCGCGGCCCGCGCCTTGGGGGCTGGGCAATGCTGCATGCGCCACCGCCACACGTTCAAGCGCCGACACGATTTCGGCGCTGGGATCACATGGTTTCCGGCTTTCCAGACTGACATGCAAAAGAAAATGTTCGCCAGTGGCCAGCAGTCTGTCTGCCTCGTACATCTCGTGCCACAGATGCATCTTTTTACCTTGCCCCATAAGAACTTGCGTACGCACTTCGATCACTGCGCCTGCATGGGCTTCATCCACATGGCGGATATGGGTTTCAGCTGTGAAATAGCTGCCGCCTGTCGCAATGTAGGCGGCATCACATCCTATCATTTCCATAAATCGGTCAGTCGCATCGCCAAAGGCCTGCAAATACTTGGCTTCGTTCATGTGGCCGTTGTAATCCGTCCAATCCAAAGGAACCGTGCGGTGCACCGTCACCAAGGGTTGTGACACGTCTGCGATATCAGCCACACGTGCATCCAGCCCGCTTTGCGCCCGCAAGTGCTGTTCGTGGGCGTTCATCAATGCGCCCGCGCCAAAGTCTTGCGCTTTGAGGGCGCGCATCATGGCCACCAAATTGTTGTCGCGGATGCGCAACATGTCGGCGATGCTCATGTGGCCTGACTGCGCGTCGGATTGTCCCGCGATCAAGTCTACCAATTCGTCGGTGAATTCTGGCACATCCATCAGCTTGGTCCATGGCCACTTAAGCGCAGGACCGAATTGGGCCATGAAGTGCCGCATACCCGCTTCACCACCTGCGGTACGATAGGTATCAAACAGCCCCATCTGCGCCCAGCGAATGCCAAAGCCATAACGGATTGCGTTGTCGATTTCTTCCGTGGTCGCAACGCCGTCCTTGACCAGCCAAAGGGCTTCCCGCCAAACGGCCTCTAGGAAACGATCGGCGATATGTGCGTCAATTTCCTTGCGAACCTGCAAAGGATACATGCCCAACGACGTCAGTGTTTCTTTGGCTTTTGTCACATGCGCCGCATTTGTGGCTGGTGATGGCACAACTTCGATCAAGGGCATCAGGTACACAGGATTGAAGGGGTGGCAGACCATAATCTGACCGGGGTTCGCAGCGCCGTCTTGCAGTTCCGAGGGTTTGAACCCTGATGTAGACGATCCGATCACGGCACTGGCAAGGCAGGCTGCTTGTATTTCCGCCAGTGTTTTGTGTTTGATATCAAGGCGCTCCGGAACGCTTTCTTGTATCCACTCCGCCCCGGTCACCGCGTCTTCAATGGTCGTATGAAACGACATCACCCCTTCAGCGGGCATTGCCACATCCACAAGGCCCGGCATCGCGCGACGGGCATTGGTCAAGGCCTCATCCATTTTGCGTTGGGCTTCGGGGTCCGGATCAAAGACGCGCACGTCCCAACCGTTCAGCAAAAAACGCGCGGCCCATCCGCCGCCGATCACGCCACCACCAACGATTGCTGCTGTTTTTGTCATGTCTTCACCTCAATCAATTTGCTGGTGTCCCAGCCGTAAAATTCCAGAATTTCTGTGGCTGCCTTCAAGCGATCATTCGAAATGGCGGCACCACGGTTGATGATCGCACCAAATGTCCCGTCGCTGGTGCCAATCGCAGCTGTGCGAAAATCGGCATCCACCCACATCACAACCAGTTTCGCGGCGTTTGGATCGTTTGGTGCCAGAACGCCTGGGCGCGGGATCGTATAGGTTTTGCCACCATGCGTGATACGTTGACGCAACGGATCATAGGCGAAGTCCAGCGTGCCCTTCGGGGCCGCAAGGGCGTCGTTTGCAAACGCCGCCTCAATGCTCCACCGTCCGCTGAATGCGGCCGGATCAAAGCGTGTTGTGGCACTTATCGGCGTGCCGGGATCACGGAAGCTATCAGCAGGCATGACATCACAGGCTGCGATCAGCGCCAAAACGAATGCAGCGCTGATTGCACGTAGCAACGTCATTTTGGCGCTCTTTTGACCAAACCCAGTTTATCACGCACGTCCTGAGCCGTGATCACACGTGCACCCATGTTTTCGATGATCGTGCCTGCACGCTCCACCAGTTGGTAGTTCTCCGCCAGGACCCCTTTGTCCAGCCAAAGGTTGTCTTCCAAGCCGACACGCACATTACCCCCTGCCAAGACCGCCGCGGCAACATAAGCCATTTGATTGCGGCCCAGCGCAAAGGCCGAGAAGGTCCAATCGTCTGGCACATTGTTCACCATCGCCATGAAAGTGTTCAAATCATCAGGTGCGCCCCATGGCACGCCCATGCACAGCTGGACCAAAGCGGGGCTGTCTAACACACCATCGGCAACCAGTTGTTTTGCATACCATAAATGGCCGGTGTCAAAGGCTTCGATCTCGGGCTTCACACCCATCTGCGTCATCATCGTGCCCATGGCCGTCAGCATTCCAGGGGTGTTCGTCATGACGTAATCGGCTTCGGCAAAGTTCATTGTGCCGCAATCCAACGTGCAAATCTCGGGCAGGCACTCCGCCACATGGGCGACGCGTTCCGCGGCACCAATCATATCGGTGCCTGCCTCATTCAAAGGGAACGGCGCGTCAGGCGTGCCAAACACCATGTCCCCGCCCATACCTGCGGTCAGGTTCAAAACCACATCGACGTCGGCGTCGCGGATGCGGTCTGTGACTTCGCGGTAGTATTGCAAATCACGGCTGGGTGCGCCGGTTTCAGGGTCACGGACATGGCAATGCACAACAGCCGCGCCCGCCTTTCCCGCTGCAATCGCGCTGTCCGCGATCTGCTTGGGCGATCTGGGAACATGAGGGCTGCGATCCTGAGTGCCGCCGGACCCGGTCACGGCGCATGTGATGAAAACCTCTTTGTTCATGGTCAGTGGCATCGTGCATCCCTTTCTTGCATTTCCGCCAAGTTTGGTGTGGGTTTCGATCAACAACTTGTCAAAAAGCGAAATTTTTTTGCCTTTAAGCGCGAAAATCACACAAGCGACGGTCCTTGTTTTGGATCAGTGCAACACGCTGAGCTTTGCAGCCGCGGTTGACCCAATGCGTGCAGCCAACCGTCAAGCCGGACGCACCCTTTTTGAATGGACCTTTGCAACACCGACAGATGCCGCGATTACCTTGACATCGGGTCTGAGTGTCCAAGCGGCCCCTGTGGCCCGTGTGCAAAGATGCGACGTGCTTATTGTCGTCGCAGGCTTTGAGGTCGAGGCACAAGCCACCCCAGCACTCTGCGCCAGTCTGGCCCGCCTAGGAACGACAGCACGCAGTGTGATCGGTATTGACGGGGGCCCTTGGGTTATGGCGAAAAGCGGCCTTTTGGATGGTCTCTCTGCCACAACGCATTGGGAAGATTTGGAAGAATTTTCCCGGCATTTTCCCGACGTTCACACTGTGAATGCACGGTATCAGATCGCTGAAGCCCGAATGACAAGTGCGGGGGCTGCGCCAACCATCGATATGATGCTGGCTTTCATCGAAACAGAACATGGGGCTGCTTTGGCGGGCAAGGTCGCAGCCAGTTTTGTTCTTGATCACCAACCTGATCCACGCCGTCCGCAGTGGCGCAGGCCTTTGGGCAGGTTCGGGTCGCGGGTCACCACGCGTGCGCATGAAATGATGGAAAACAACCTGGATCAGCCTTTGTCTTTGACCCAGATTGCAAAATCATCGGGCGTCAGCACAAGGGTTCTGCAATCGCATTTTCGCACCCATCTGCGCACAACCGCGCAAGCGCATTATTTAGCCTTGCGACTGACGGAAGCCCAGCGCTTGGTGACCCAATCCCATATGTCGTTGCATGAAATTGGGTTGGCCACGGGGTTCGCATCACAGTCTTCTTTTGCCCGGGCTTATCGCCGTGCGCATGGTGCAAGTGCACGGGCGCAACGCAAAGCCGGCCTGCCGCGTGACCAGATTTGAGCCATCAAACCCCTAAAACGGCATCGGGCAAAGCTGGTTTGCCACGTCCAGCTCCTTTAGCACCTCATCGCTAAGCGTCACATCCGCAGCCCCCAAAGCGATCTTCAATTGCCCTTTTGCACGCGCCCCAAAAATCACACTGCCCATGAAAGGTCGCGTCAAACACCAAGCCAAAGCCATTTGTGTGGGGTCCAGCCCATGTTTCTTTGCTATTTTCAGATACAAATCCACAGCTTCAAAAGCGCGTTGCGTTTTGCGCCCTCCGAGATCCCCGTTCAAGGACATCCGTGATTTTTCAGGGATGGCATCGTTTTGGTATTTGCCGGTCAAAAGACCCGTCGCCAAGGGCGAGAAGGCAAGCAAACCAACATCTTCGTTCACACAAAGCTCTGCCATATCGGTGTCAAACATCCGGCACATCAAAGAATACTCGTTTTGGACACTCAAAACTCTGGGGCCGCCCATCCGATCTGCCGCGGCCAACCATTGCGCCGTACCCCACGCACTTTCATTGCTAAGACCAAAGCCACGAACTGTGCCGCGTTTCACTTCTTTTTGCAAAGCGTCCAAAGTTTCTTCGATGTGCGCGATTGTGTCTTGGCGGTTTTGGCCGGATGGATCATATGTCCAGTTTTTACGGAACATATAGCTGCCACGATTGGGCCAATGAAATTGGTACAAATCGATGTATTCTGTTTTCAAACGACGCAGCGACCCTTCCACGGCTTCGGGAATCGTTTTGGCGGAAATAGGTGCACCATCGCGCACGATCCCCAACCCTTGCCCTGAATGCTTGGTTGCCAACACCACATCGGACCGTCGGGACGTCTTTTCGAACCACAACCCGATGATACGTTCCGTTCGCCCAACTGTGCGTTCCGCGACCGGGTTTACAGGATACATTTCAGCCGTATCAATGAAATTAACGCCATGTTCCAAAGCCAAATCAATCTGATCATGCGCTTCCTCGGCCGTGTTTTGCGTGCCCCACGTCATAGAGCCCAAGCACAGTTCGGAAACTTCGATATCAGAGCGTCCCAGCTGTTTCATTTTCATGGCAGTGTCCTTTTGTCGGTTTTCCAAACCCTAGCGTTCAACAGCTTTAGCGCAAGCAAGTTCCCAAAGAATAAACTTGAGAACAAAGCATGAATATCTATATAATCGCGTCATGGTATCTGCGTCTTCTTTACATTCAAACGCTGCGACGCCCGCGCCTTGCGGGCTGCAACTATTGGCGGCGGCCACGGATATGTCGTTGCCCTATGGTCGCCTGCACGAAGCCTGCGGCACAGCACGGCAAAGATTCGGTTTGTGGCTTGCAGCCCGAACCAAGGGTCCTGTCCTTTGGATTACACCTGAATGGAACACAGATCGCCTGCATGCCTGCGGTGTTGCGGACATCGTGAACCCCGCGCGTCTGATCTTTGTGACGCCCCGCCGCCCCGAGGACATCTTATGGAGCATGGAAGAAGCCATGCGGTCCGGTGCTGTTGATTTGGCGATTGCCGATGTGCCGGGGCTGCCCGGTCTTACACAAGTGCGGCGCATCCATCTTGCTGCCGAAACAGGCGGGCAAAACAGAACACACGCCCCGCTTGGGTTGCTTCTGACCCCCGGAGAGGGGGGCGCACAGGGTGTTGAAACGCGCTGGGCGTTGACAGCGCAACATGCAGCCCCTTTGCAGTCCTGGCGCTTGGACCGTTTGCGTGCCCGTCGTGCCCCCCAGAAAAGCTGGACAATCACCCAAGGTCCGAAACAGGCCACCCCCACCAGTATCCAAGCCGCATAACGCGCCATTCGGTGCGTTGACGCCAAAACAACAGTTTGTGAAGACTGTCCCGATACGCGTTGTCCCATGCTAGGTTCTGTATGAAACCCAAAGGGATGACACATGCAACGTCGCACATTTTTGAAAACCGCTATAGCAGGTCTTTTTCCTGCGCCGTTTATCGCAACCCGGGCTTGGGCGGCCCCAAAGCCATATGTGATCGGCCCCAAGGGCGCAAAGATCACCTACAGCTTTTTACTGTCCGGTACCGAACACCGTGGCACTGTTCCCGTCAACGCCAGTCAAATCAGCATCGATCCTGACAATCTAGCGGCGTCGCGCGTTGAAGTTTCTGCGAATGTGCGTCGTGCAAAAACCGGGCTTATCTTTGCAACAGAGGCGCTTAAAAGCGCATCAATGCTGCATGCAAAGGCCCATCCCAATGCCCGATTTGTCACAACTTCTGTGCGGTTGGGGCCACAAGGCAGCATATCAAAAGGCGCAGTCATAACCGGCGACTTGACCCTGCGTGGCGTGACACACAGCATCCGCTTTGACACATCCGTCTTTCGCCCCGAAGGGAGTGCCGCGCATGATCTAAGCGCGTTGACCATTCGCATGCGCGGATCGCTAAGCCGCAAAACGTTCGGCATCAACGGCTACCAAGACCTTGTTGCGGACACCGTACGCATGGACATTGACGCGGAAATCCGCGCGGCATCCTGAAAAAAACCACCCCCGTTTTTGCAGTTGTTGCAAAAACGACGCCACAACGTCGAATTCCCAATAGGCGAATGACGCCGCAAGGCCCATGGTAGGGATATCATGCGTTTGATCATTTCCTTTGCTGCCCTATTTTTTTCCGCGGTTCTGCTGCAACTGAGTTCCGGTGGTGTTGGCCCGCTGGACGCGTTGTCAGGCAGCGTATTGGGGTATTCGACCCAAGAAATCGGCATGTTGGGGTCGGCGCATTTTCTGGGATTTTTCATCGGGTGCTGGTGGGCACCCCGATTGATGGGCAGCGTGGGGCACAGCCGTGCGTTTGCGGCCTTTACCGCCACGGGTGCCATCGGGCTGTTGGCGCATATGCTGGTCGTGAACCCCTATGCCTGGGCTATCATGCGCATCGCATCAGGTCTTTGTGTGGCGGGGTGTTACACCGTCATCGAAGCATGGCTGCAGGCCAAAGTCACCAATGAAACACGGGGTCGTGCCATGGGCACATACCGTGTGATCGACATGAGTGGATCGTTGGTGGCGCAGTTGATGATCGGCGTCCTAAGTCCCGCCAGCTACGTGTCATACAATATCCTCGCCATTTTCTGCTGCGCCGCCCTTTTGCCACTGACGCTGACCAAAGTGCCCCAACCCGACACGCCATCGGCCCCGCGATTGCGCCCGAAACTGGCCTTTCAGCGTTCCCCCTTGGCGGCAGCCGGTGTTGTTGTGGCCGCCTTATCCAGCGCATCCTTTCGCATGGTGGGTCCGCTCTACGGTCAGGAAGTCGGCCTCAGCGCCGGGCAAATCGGCTATTTTCTCGCCGCTTTCGTTCTGGGGGGTGCTGTGGCCCAATATCCGGTGGGTTGGCTTGCAGACAAATATGATCGTCGCTGGGTGTTGATTTGGTTGTCGGTTGCCGCAATTGCCAGCTGCGCCGTGACCGCCTTCGCCACCGGGCTTGGAACGTCCGGAATTATGATGACGGCGTTTTTCTTTGGACTTACATCTTTCCCGATCTATTCTGTGGCCGCAGCCCATGCCCACGATTTCGCAAGCGATTCCGAACGGGTCGAATTGTCCGCGGCTTTGATGTTCTATTTTGCACTGGGAGCAATTGCAGCGCCCTATGCTGCTTCTGTGTTGATCAACAGTTTCGGACCACCTGCCTTGTTCATTATGATTGCCTCGGGTCACGCCATTTTGGTGCTTTACGGGCTGACACGGATGCGGGCCCGGCCAACGCCGGACACACGCACGCGCTATATCTACGCACCGCGCACCTCATTTCTGGTTGGGCGATTAACAAAACTGATCCGCAAGCCACACGATGACTAGGTGAAGGATAGCTTCTTGTGGCCCTAGGCACTGTACTCTGACCGCAATGCCCTGATAAAGCATCGCCAACGCGCACAAAAGGCAACGGCTATGACACGGCATCTCATCACCTCGGCAATCCCCTACATCAACGGGATCAAACATCTGGGCAACCTGATTGGCAGCCAACTGCCCGCAGACCTGTTCGCACGCTACCAACGTGCACGCGGGGCCGAAGTGCTGTTTTTATGCGCAACGGATGAACATGGCACGCCAGCGGAATTGGCAGCCGCGAAAGCAGGTAAACCCGTCGAGGACTATTGTGCAGAAATGCACGACGTGCAGGCTGCAATCGCCAAGGGTTTCCGCCTGTCCTTTGATCACTTCGGGCGGTCGTCGTCCCCACAGAACCACACATTGACCCAGCATTTTGCAGGTGCGCTGCAAGCCAATGGGCTGATCAAAGAAGTCAGCGAAAAGCAGGTCTATTCCAATGCAGACGGGCGGTTCTTGCCGGATCGCTACATCGAAGGCACATGCCCGAACTGTGGCTATGACAAGGCGCGGGGAGACCAATGTGAAAACTGCACCAAGCAGCTGGACCCTACCGACCTGATCGAACCGCGTTCTGCCATTTCAGGATCCACCGACCTTGAGGTACGCGAAACCAAACACCTGTTTTTGCGTCAATCCGCGTTGAAGGACGATCTGGATGCTTGGATCGACAGCAAAACCGACTGGCCTGTTCTGACGACGTCCATTGCCAAGAAATGGCTGCATGACGGTGACGGCCTGCGCGACCGTGGCATCACGCGCGATTTGCATTGGGGCATTCCGGTGAAAAACGGTGATCAGGATTGGCCCGGCATGGAAGACAAAGTCTTTTATGTCTGGTTCGACGCCCCCATCGAATACATCGCTTGTGCTGGTGAATGGGCCGACGCCCAAGGGTTGGCGCAAGCCGATTGGGAACGCTGGTGGCGCACCGACAAAGGCGCCGACGACGTGCGCTATACGCAGTTCATGGGCAAAGACAACGTTCCGTTCCACACGCTGAGCTTCCCGGCCACAATCCTAGGGTCGAAAGAGCCGTGGAAGATGGTCGACCACCTGAAATCATTTAATTTTCTCAACTATGACGGCGGGCAATTTTCCACCAGCCAAGGGCGCGGGATCTTCATGGATCAAGCGCTCGAACTGTTGCCTGCCGACTATTGGCGTTGGTATTTGCTCAGCAACGCGCCAGAAAGCTCTGACAGCGAATTCACGTGGGAAACGTTCCAACAGACCGCGAACAAAGACCTGGCCGACGTTTTGGGCAACTTCGTGTCCCGAGTCACGAAATTCTGCCGTTCCAAATTTGACGAAACTGTTCCTGCGGGCGGAGCCTACGGCGATGTTGAAGCCGCACTGATTGCGGATCTGCAAAAACGACTGGCGCAGTATCAGTCCCACATGGACGCCATAGAAGTG containing:
- a CDS encoding helix-turn-helix domain-containing protein, with protein sequence MVINMNKIERSDLFRTRLAAAIALAGSNQSALARATGADRSTISQALSDTGARLPNAHLVGACAAHLGVSTDWLLGLSDRPESAAFLASSAMTFTKAPRALIDEQIFAWHQEAVGYKIRHVPAALPDMLKTHAMLEWEYSPHLGRTTTQAINASQDRLDWMRGSLSDYEITLPMFELQSFAAGTGYYRGLPAAVRIEQMDHLLSLTEQLYPRLRLYLFDARKLYSAPITVFGPLLAVVYAGGHYMAFRDRERIETLTTHFDDLVREASFTARDIPEHLHMLRTQIR
- a CDS encoding SDR family oxidoreductase, which produces MKRVLVTAGGSGIGLAMGHAFDAAGYDVIVTDVDSDALDQAPASWAKHVADASSEAQMAVVFAKIDGDLSAVCANAGIAGPTAAIEDIKLADWQRCVSVNLEGAFLALKYAAPRMKAAGAGSVILTSSTAGIYGYPNRAPYASAKWAIIGLMKTFAMEAGPFGVRANAICPGAVEGPRMEGVLEREAAAKSMTRDQVYDGYAKGTSMRSFVKAADIADMAVFLASDAARMVSGQVISVDGHTENPDPKI
- a CDS encoding carnitine 3-dehydrogenase, whose product is MTKTAAIVGGGVIGGGWAARFLLNGWDVRVFDPDPEAQRKMDEALTNARRAMPGLVDVAMPAEGVMSFHTTIEDAVTGAEWIQESVPERLDIKHKTLAEIQAACLASAVIGSSTSGFKPSELQDGAANPGQIMVCHPFNPVYLMPLIEVVPSPATNAAHVTKAKETLTSLGMYPLQVRKEIDAHIADRFLEAVWREALWLVKDGVATTEEIDNAIRYGFGIRWAQMGLFDTYRTAGGEAGMRHFMAQFGPALKWPWTKLMDVPEFTDELVDLIAGQSDAQSGHMSIADMLRIRDNNLVAMMRALKAQDFGAGALMNAHEQHLRAQSGLDARVADIADVSQPLVTVHRTVPLDWTDYNGHMNEAKYLQAFGDATDRFMEMIGCDAAYIATGGSYFTAETHIRHVDEAHAGAVIEVRTQVLMGQGKKMHLWHEMYEADRLLATGEHFLLHVSLESRKPCDPSAEIVSALERVAVAHAALPSPQGAGRAVGQRP
- a CDS encoding lipocalin family protein, whose product is MTLLRAISAAFVLALIAACDVMPADSFRDPGTPISATTRFDPAAFSGRWSIEAAFANDALAAPKGTLDFAYDPLRQRITHGGKTYTIPRPGVLAPNDPNAAKLVVMWVDADFRTAAIGTSDGTFGAIINRGAAISNDRLKAATEILEFYGWDTSKLIEVKT
- a CDS encoding 3-keto-5-aminohexanoate cleavage protein encodes the protein MPLTMNKEVFITCAVTGSGGTQDRSPHVPRSPKQIADSAIAAGKAGAAVVHCHVRDPETGAPSRDLQYYREVTDRIRDADVDVVLNLTAGMGGDMVFGTPDAPFPLNEAGTDMIGAAERVAHVAECLPEICTLDCGTMNFAEADYVMTNTPGMLTAMGTMMTQMGVKPEIEAFDTGHLWYAKQLVADGVLDSPALVQLCMGVPWGAPDDLNTFMAMVNNVPDDWTFSAFALGRNQMAYVAAAVLAGGNVRVGLEDNLWLDKGVLAENYQLVERAGTIIENMGARVITAQDVRDKLGLVKRAPK
- a CDS encoding GlxA family transcriptional regulator — encoded protein: MKTSLFMVSGIVHPFLAFPPSLVWVSINNLSKSEIFLPLSAKITQATVLVLDQCNTLSFAAAVDPMRAANRQAGRTLFEWTFATPTDAAITLTSGLSVQAAPVARVQRCDVLIVVAGFEVEAQATPALCASLARLGTTARSVIGIDGGPWVMAKSGLLDGLSATTHWEDLEEFSRHFPDVHTVNARYQIAEARMTSAGAAPTIDMMLAFIETEHGAALAGKVAASFVLDHQPDPRRPQWRRPLGRFGSRVTTRAHEMMENNLDQPLSLTQIAKSSGVSTRVLQSHFRTHLRTTAQAHYLALRLTEAQRLVTQSHMSLHEIGLATGFASQSSFARAYRRAHGASARAQRKAGLPRDQI
- a CDS encoding aldo/keto reductase yields the protein MKMKQLGRSDIEVSELCLGSMTWGTQNTAEEAHDQIDLALEHGVNFIDTAEMYPVNPVAERTVGRTERIIGLWFEKTSRRSDVVLATKHSGQGLGIVRDGAPISAKTIPEAVEGSLRRLKTEYIDLYQFHWPNRGSYMFRKNWTYDPSGQNRQDTIAHIEETLDALQKEVKRGTVRGFGLSNESAWGTAQWLAAADRMGGPRVLSVQNEYSLMCRMFDTDMAELCVNEDVGLLAFSPLATGLLTGKYQNDAIPEKSRMSLNGDLGGRKTQRAFEAVDLYLKIAKKHGLDPTQMALAWCLTRPFMGSVIFGARAKGQLKIALGAADVTLSDEVLKELDVANQLCPMPF
- a CDS encoding ImuA family protein, with product MSLPYGRLHEACGTARQRFGLWLAARTKGPVLWITPEWNTDRLHACGVADIVNPARLIFVTPRRPEDILWSMEEAMRSGAVDLAIADVPGLPGLTQVRRIHLAAETGGQNRTHAPLGLLLTPGEGGAQGVETRWALTAQHAAPLQSWRLDRLRARRAPQKSWTITQGPKQATPTSIQAA
- a CDS encoding YceI family protein; this encodes MQRRTFLKTAIAGLFPAPFIATRAWAAPKPYVIGPKGAKITYSFLLSGTEHRGTVPVNASQISIDPDNLAASRVEVSANVRRAKTGLIFATEALKSASMLHAKAHPNARFVTTSVRLGPQGSISKGAVITGDLTLRGVTHSIRFDTSVFRPEGSAAHDLSALTIRMRGSLSRKTFGINGYQDLVADTVRMDIDAEIRAAS
- a CDS encoding MFS transporter encodes the protein MRLIISFAALFFSAVLLQLSSGGVGPLDALSGSVLGYSTQEIGMLGSAHFLGFFIGCWWAPRLMGSVGHSRAFAAFTATGAIGLLAHMLVVNPYAWAIMRIASGLCVAGCYTVIEAWLQAKVTNETRGRAMGTYRVIDMSGSLVAQLMIGVLSPASYVSYNILAIFCCAALLPLTLTKVPQPDTPSAPRLRPKLAFQRSPLAAAGVVVAALSSASFRMVGPLYGQEVGLSAGQIGYFLAAFVLGGAVAQYPVGWLADKYDRRWVLIWLSVAAIASCAVTAFATGLGTSGIMMTAFFFGLTSFPIYSVAAAHAHDFASDSERVELSAALMFYFALGAIAAPYAASVLINSFGPPALFIMIASGHAILVLYGLTRMRARPTPDTRTRYIYAPRTSFLVGRLTKLIRKPHDD
- the metG gene encoding methionine--tRNA ligase, with translation MKHRQRAQKATAMTRHLITSAIPYINGIKHLGNLIGSQLPADLFARYQRARGAEVLFLCATDEHGTPAELAAAKAGKPVEDYCAEMHDVQAAIAKGFRLSFDHFGRSSSPQNHTLTQHFAGALQANGLIKEVSEKQVYSNADGRFLPDRYIEGTCPNCGYDKARGDQCENCTKQLDPTDLIEPRSAISGSTDLEVRETKHLFLRQSALKDDLDAWIDSKTDWPVLTTSIAKKWLHDGDGLRDRGITRDLHWGIPVKNGDQDWPGMEDKVFYVWFDAPIEYIACAGEWADAQGLAQADWERWWRTDKGADDVRYTQFMGKDNVPFHTLSFPATILGSKEPWKMVDHLKSFNFLNYDGGQFSTSQGRGIFMDQALELLPADYWRWYLLSNAPESSDSEFTWETFQQTANKDLADVLGNFVSRVTKFCRSKFDETVPAGGAYGDVEAALIADLQKRLAQYQSHMDAIEVRKAAAELRAMWAAGNEYLQTVAPWSTFKEDPDQAAAQIRLALNLIRFYAVLSQPFIPDAGADLLATMNATDAAWPTDVAEALNALGVGHAFTVPDVSFAKISDEDRETWQARFSGVRT